The following proteins are encoded in a genomic region of Vicinamibacterales bacterium:
- the aroB gene encoding 3-dehydroquinate synthase, translating to MPSTTIDVTARAGRYRVVVDAGAQRRLGSTLEQAGLTGPSVVVSSPRVWSAIGQRFGRTAPILVPDGERAKTLATVARVYDRLVDANADRGVTVVAVGGGVIGDMVGFAAATYLRGVGLVHVPTTLMAQVDSAIGGKVGVNLAHGKNLVGAFHPPSLVLVDPEALGSLSRREFRSGLYEVVKYGLIAEPALLDRLDRELPAILSQEGGALADVIATSCRIKASVVSEDERELGVRRILNFGHTVGHALEAVTDYRRLRHGEAVAHGMRAALALGVARGLTPPSLADRAQALLARLGPLPTVADLAARDVLDAMRRDKKIVRGRLHFVVIGPSGPATVTDVTPREFTRALTAIGIRG from the coding sequence ATGCCTTCGACCACCATCGACGTCACCGCCCGCGCCGGCCGCTACCGCGTCGTGGTGGATGCCGGCGCGCAACGCCGGCTCGGCTCGACGCTCGAGCAGGCGGGCCTGACGGGACCGAGCGTGGTCGTGTCGAGCCCGCGCGTCTGGAGCGCGATCGGCCAGCGGTTCGGCCGGACGGCCCCCATCCTCGTACCCGACGGCGAGCGCGCGAAGACCCTCGCCACGGTGGCGCGCGTCTACGACCGCCTCGTCGATGCCAACGCGGACCGCGGCGTCACGGTCGTGGCGGTCGGCGGGGGGGTGATTGGCGACATGGTCGGCTTCGCGGCGGCGACCTACCTGCGCGGTGTCGGGCTCGTCCACGTGCCCACGACGCTGATGGCGCAGGTCGACAGCGCCATCGGGGGCAAGGTGGGCGTGAACCTCGCGCACGGCAAGAACCTCGTGGGTGCCTTCCACCCGCCGTCGCTCGTGCTGGTCGATCCCGAGGCGCTCGGGTCGCTGTCCCGTCGTGAGTTCCGTTCGGGTCTGTACGAGGTGGTCAAGTACGGCCTCATCGCCGAACCGGCGCTGCTGGACCGCCTCGACCGGGAGCTTCCGGCCATCCTCTCGCAGGAGGGCGGCGCGCTGGCCGACGTGATCGCGACGAGCTGCCGGATCAAGGCCTCGGTCGTATCCGAGGACGAGCGGGAGCTCGGCGTGCGGCGGATCCTGAACTTCGGCCACACGGTGGGCCACGCCCTGGAGGCGGTCACCGACTACCGACGGCTTCGGCACGGCGAAGCCGTCGCCCACGGCATGCGCGCGGCGCTGGCCCTCGGCGTCGCCCGCGGCCTCACTCCGCCATCGCTGGCCGACCGCGCTCAGGCGCTCCTGGCCCGTCTGGGGCCGCTGCCGACGGTGGCCGACCTCGCGGCCAGAGACGTCCTGGACGCCATGCGGCGCGACAAGAAGATCGTGCGCGGCCGCTTGCACTTCGTCGTGATCGGCCCGTCGGGCCCGGCCACGGTCACGGATGTCACGCCTCGCGAGTTCACGCGCGCGCTCACCGCGATCGGGATCCGCGGATAG
- a CDS encoding sigma-54 dependent transcriptional regulator, with the protein MSSVDTAAADADVLVVEDRDSLRTMLRLALESHGYGVLEARDQPEAEAHLARRHPAVVITDLRLPAGDGLGVLRAVKETDAQIPVVVMTAYGGIQDAVAAMRDGALDFLAKPVDPEHLRLVVGRAVAQQRLARDHERLLQDAAERRGAPTIVGAAPSLVKAVQTLQRAAATDVTVLLGGESGTGKELFARALHAWSRRADGPFVAINCAAIPETLLESELFGYEKGAFTGATQRKLGRVELAHRGTLFLDEIGELAPALQAKMLRVLETLEFERVGGTATVRANVRLVAATNRDLRREVAERRFREDLFFRLSVMPITVPPLRERGDDVLILARHFLDHHAAAGGRRGYVLDAEASDALTAYRWPGNVRELQNCLERAAVLADGPTIGVRHLRLLEAPVPETAAATETDLSGTLAEVVARAREDVERRKIALTLAECGNDPARAADALGVSFRELVGKLRALGLGQA; encoded by the coding sequence GTGAGTTCCGTCGATACCGCGGCGGCCGACGCCGACGTCCTCGTCGTCGAGGATCGCGACTCGCTCCGCACCATGCTGCGGCTCGCCCTGGAGTCGCACGGATACGGCGTCCTCGAAGCCCGCGACCAGCCTGAAGCCGAGGCCCACCTGGCGAGGCGCCACCCGGCCGTCGTCATCACCGACCTCCGCCTTCCGGCGGGCGACGGCCTGGGGGTCCTCAGGGCCGTGAAGGAAACCGACGCCCAGATCCCGGTGGTGGTGATGACCGCGTACGGCGGGATCCAGGATGCGGTGGCCGCGATGCGGGACGGCGCCCTCGACTTCCTGGCCAAGCCGGTCGATCCCGAGCACCTCCGGCTCGTCGTCGGGCGGGCCGTGGCGCAGCAGCGTCTGGCCCGGGATCACGAACGGCTGCTGCAGGACGCCGCGGAGCGTCGGGGCGCTCCGACCATCGTCGGCGCCGCCCCGTCCCTCGTGAAGGCCGTGCAGACGCTCCAGCGGGCGGCCGCCACAGACGTGACCGTGCTGCTCGGCGGCGAGAGCGGCACCGGCAAGGAACTGTTCGCGCGGGCGCTGCACGCGTGGAGCCGCCGCGCCGACGGGCCGTTCGTGGCCATCAACTGCGCAGCCATCCCCGAGACGCTCCTGGAGTCGGAGCTGTTCGGCTACGAGAAGGGCGCGTTCACCGGCGCGACGCAGCGCAAGCTCGGCCGCGTGGAACTGGCCCACCGCGGCACGCTGTTCCTCGATGAGATCGGCGAATTGGCGCCAGCGCTCCAGGCCAAGATGCTCCGGGTGCTGGAGACGCTCGAGTTCGAACGGGTCGGAGGCACCGCCACCGTCCGCGCCAACGTCCGCCTGGTGGCCGCCACCAACCGCGACCTTCGGCGCGAAGTGGCCGAGCGACGCTTCCGTGAGGACCTGTTCTTCAGGCTCTCGGTGATGCCGATCACCGTGCCACCCCTCCGCGAGCGTGGCGACGACGTCCTGATCCTGGCCCGCCACTTCCTGGACCACCACGCCGCCGCGGGCGGCCGGCGCGGATACGTCCTCGACGCCGAGGCGTCTGACGCCCTCACGGCCTATCGCTGGCCCGGGAACGTCCGTGAGCTGCAGAACTGCCTGGAACGCGCCGCTGTCCTGGCGGATGGGCCCACCATCGGCGTCCGCCACCTGCGCCTGCTCGAGGCGCCCGTCCCCGAAACCGCCGCCGCGACCGAGACGGACCTCTCCGGTACGCTCGCGGAGGTCGTGGCCCGGGCGCGAGAGGACGTCGAGCGCCGGAAGATTGCGCTGACGCTGGCCGAGTGCGGGAACGACCCGGCACGCGCGGCCGATGCCCTCGGGGTCAGCTTCCGGGAACTCGTGGGCAAGCTCCGGGCCCTGGGACTGGGCCAGGCCTAG
- a CDS encoding prepilin-type N-terminal cleavage/methylation domain-containing protein → MTPARRGLHGGRMAESAGVTLVELLVGLAVLSLVFGVVGVAGMTVLGALHSETSSADQQQRARAGVHALVEDVREAGSGFVEETDTAPGQGLPAIWPDVIAAGPWAARARAHTITAWRARRDASHGRLAVPAAAGDTRLRLLRPAYCSAVSPACGFAAGDDVLVYGDHGRFGVAQVRQVLAPLDIELTAPLPEAWPAGTVVAAVVAHGYELRPDASTGLQQLVRRVGAGPASPVIDFVLGFDVEWWAAGTPAISTAPDGTEDHATAGPAPPAPGAPGDAAWPAGENCAFARPTGGAAAWRGTPGGAGAVPVPLVQFADGPWCPGPSAPSRWDADLATVVEARLSLTVAAAAAALRPAPGLGLTRSPGTRPVPDLVVRTAVRPGRRGAGG, encoded by the coding sequence GTGACGCCCGCGAGGCGCGGGCTGCACGGCGGACGCATGGCGGAGTCGGCTGGTGTCACGCTGGTCGAGCTCCTCGTCGGCCTCGCCGTGCTGTCGCTGGTCTTCGGCGTGGTCGGCGTGGCGGGCATGACGGTCCTGGGCGCGCTGCATTCGGAGACCTCGTCGGCCGATCAGCAGCAGCGTGCGCGTGCAGGTGTCCACGCGCTCGTCGAGGACGTGCGCGAGGCGGGAAGCGGGTTCGTCGAGGAGACCGATACCGCTCCGGGGCAGGGGCTGCCCGCCATCTGGCCCGACGTGATCGCAGCCGGGCCCTGGGCGGCCCGCGCGCGGGCGCACACGATCACGGCCTGGCGGGCCCGGCGGGATGCGTCGCACGGCCGGCTGGCCGTGCCGGCGGCGGCGGGGGACACGCGGCTCCGGTTGCTGCGGCCGGCCTATTGCTCGGCGGTCTCGCCGGCCTGCGGCTTCGCGGCCGGCGACGACGTGCTGGTCTACGGGGACCACGGACGCTTCGGCGTCGCCCAGGTCCGCCAGGTGTTGGCACCGCTGGACATCGAGCTCACCGCGCCGCTCCCCGAGGCGTGGCCGGCCGGCACCGTCGTGGCAGCCGTGGTGGCCCACGGCTACGAACTTCGACCCGACGCGTCCACGGGCCTGCAGCAACTCGTCCGTCGCGTCGGGGCGGGCCCGGCCTCACCCGTGATCGACTTCGTGCTGGGGTTCGACGTGGAATGGTGGGCGGCCGGGACCCCCGCCATCTCGACCGCGCCCGATGGCACCGAGGATCACGCCACGGCGGGCCCTGCGCCGCCCGCGCCAGGCGCGCCCGGGGATGCGGCGTGGCCTGCCGGCGAGAACTGCGCCTTCGCCCGTCCGACCGGCGGCGCGGCCGCCTGGCGCGGGACACCGGGTGGCGCCGGGGCCGTGCCGGTCCCGTTGGTGCAGTTTGCCGATGGCCCCTGGTGTCCAGGCCCATCTGCGCCGTCCCGCTGGGACGCGGACCTGGCGACCGTGGTCGAGGCGCGCCTCTCGCTCACGGTGGCGGCCGCCGCGGCCGCGCTCCGTCCTGCGCCCGGCCTTGGGCTCACGCGGAGTCCGGGCACGAGGCCGGTGCCGGACCTCGTCGTGCGCACGGCCGTGCGGCCCGGCCGGCGAGGCGCTGGAGGGTGA
- a CDS encoding ATP-binding protein: MQFTPAGYLLLVLTALVGFLAGVLGFALLRIVASTRNSGRRLRESSADTAILSAALEEAVGKLKQQERSTLARAEASERLNAQIVEGLTSGLLVAGSDGRVRLLNPAGYRILGIETRPMPAPIDEVLGTVPALAALVRETAVGRRAVARRHIATGDGPGRPSHLGVTLSPWTGGPGEAGVICLFSDLSRVVALEEQLRLKDALARLGELTAGLAHEFRNGLATIHGYARLMDPAALPAPHDKYAEGIRSEAQALGDVVSKFLDFARPERLTPQPLALELVVRRAVHDADPEASAVTVTGAFGHVEGDDVLLRQAFSNLIRNGLDACQRGTRPPEVVVRGMVDPAEGVVTVTVSDNGPGLPDAGRERLFQPFFTTRANGTGLGLALVQKFVVTHNGQVHAANRPGGGAEFSVRLPLRPASESDVR, from the coding sequence ATGCAGTTCACGCCCGCGGGGTACCTGCTGCTGGTGCTCACGGCGCTCGTCGGGTTCCTGGCGGGCGTGCTCGGCTTTGCGCTGCTTCGAATCGTCGCGAGCACCCGAAACTCGGGCCGGCGCCTTCGCGAGTCCAGCGCGGACACGGCCATCCTCTCGGCCGCTCTCGAAGAGGCCGTCGGGAAGCTGAAGCAGCAGGAACGGAGCACGCTGGCCCGCGCCGAGGCCAGCGAGCGGCTCAATGCGCAGATCGTGGAGGGCCTGACTTCGGGCCTCCTCGTCGCCGGCAGCGACGGCCGCGTGCGGCTGCTGAACCCGGCCGGGTACCGCATCCTGGGGATCGAGACCCGGCCAATGCCCGCCCCCATCGACGAGGTGCTGGGCACCGTGCCCGCGCTCGCGGCGCTGGTGCGCGAGACGGCAGTAGGGCGCCGGGCCGTGGCGCGACGTCACATCGCCACCGGTGACGGCCCCGGACGGCCGTCGCACCTTGGCGTCACGCTCTCGCCATGGACGGGCGGGCCCGGCGAGGCAGGCGTCATCTGCCTGTTCAGCGACCTGTCGCGCGTCGTGGCGCTCGAGGAACAGCTGCGACTGAAGGACGCGCTCGCGCGGCTGGGCGAGCTGACCGCGGGTCTGGCCCACGAGTTCCGGAACGGTCTGGCGACCATCCACGGGTACGCGCGGCTCATGGATCCGGCGGCCCTCCCGGCGCCCCACGACAAGTATGCCGAGGGCATCCGGTCGGAAGCCCAGGCCCTCGGCGACGTGGTCTCGAAGTTCCTGGACTTCGCCCGGCCCGAGCGGCTGACGCCGCAGCCCCTGGCCCTGGAACTGGTCGTCCGGCGAGCCGTCCACGACGCCGATCCGGAGGCCTCCGCGGTCACGGTGACTGGTGCCTTCGGGCACGTGGAGGGCGACGACGTGCTGCTGCGACAGGCGTTCTCGAACCTCATTCGCAACGGCCTCGACGCCTGTCAGCGGGGGACCCGGCCGCCCGAGGTCGTCGTGCGCGGCATGGTCGATCCGGCCGAGGGCGTCGTCACCGTGACGGTGTCCGACAACGGTCCCGGCCTGCCGGACGCGGGACGGGAACGCCTCTTCCAGCCCTTCTTCACGACGCGCGCGAATGGCACGGGCCTCGGACTGGCGCTCGTGCAGAAGTTCGTCGTGACGCACAACGGCCAGGTGCACGCGGCCAATCGCCCCGGTGGCGGTGCTGAGTTCAGCGTGCGCCTGCCGCTGAGGCCCGCCTCCGAATCCGACGTGCGGTAG
- a CDS encoding prepilin peptidase, with protein MTPAIAVAIVAGLFGLVIGSFLNVCIYRMPQGLSVVWPASRCGGCQRTLRWFENIPILSWVVLGGRCARCKARISIQYPIVEAVTGVLFATVAAVTPLEPLLVARLVLVAALVVLFAIDLEHQILPNAITLPGIVVGFAFALAGPPGWRASLAGIVLGGGVLYAVAGAYYLVRKEEGLGMGDVKMLAMIGAFLGWKAVLLTLVLASFSGALIGVAVILFQRGDMKYALPFGTFLALGALAAMLVGQPVIDWYASFY; from the coding sequence ATGACGCCCGCCATCGCCGTGGCGATCGTGGCCGGGCTGTTCGGCCTCGTCATCGGATCGTTCCTGAACGTCTGCATCTACCGCATGCCGCAGGGGCTGTCGGTGGTGTGGCCGGCCTCCCGGTGTGGCGGCTGCCAGCGAACCCTCCGGTGGTTCGAGAACATCCCGATCCTCAGCTGGGTGGTGCTCGGCGGCCGCTGCGCGCGTTGCAAGGCGCGGATCTCGATCCAGTATCCGATCGTCGAGGCCGTCACCGGCGTGCTCTTCGCGACCGTGGCGGCGGTGACGCCGCTCGAGCCCCTGCTGGTCGCGCGACTGGTGCTGGTCGCCGCGCTCGTCGTGCTCTTCGCCATCGACCTGGAGCACCAGATCCTGCCCAACGCCATCACCCTCCCGGGCATCGTGGTGGGGTTCGCCTTCGCGCTCGCCGGCCCGCCTGGCTGGCGGGCGTCACTCGCCGGCATCGTCCTCGGCGGCGGTGTGCTGTACGCCGTGGCCGGAGCCTACTACCTGGTGCGGAAGGAGGAGGGCCTCGGCATGGGCGACGTGAAGATGCTCGCCATGATCGGCGCTTTCCTGGGCTGGAAGGCGGTGCTCCTGACGCTGGTCCTGGCCTCGTTCTCGGGCGCCCTCATCGGCGTCGCCGTCATCCTCTTCCAGCGGGGCGACATGAAGTACGCGCTGCCGTTCGGCACGTTCCTGGCGCTGGGAGCGCTGGCAGCGATGCTGGTCGGGCAGCCGGTCATCGACTGGTACGCGAGCTTCTACTGA
- a CDS encoding ABC transporter permease encodes MSLGAIRKVAVAVFKESVRDRVPYSLVLFSVVLMGASFLMSRLTAGQDFKVVKDLGLATMNAIGLLIAIFIGTGLVAKEVERKSIYAVLTKPLSRSSFLLGKYAGLVLTLAVNLGMMTAAFYVMLQYMEWTTDDWIKTGWRAPANDPRLLLAVALIGVQLMLTTAVALFFSTFSSPLLTMLLTLAVWVAGHFSGDLRNFQTAVDSPAAAAIARGLYYLLPNLDPLDVKNEVVHGLAVSWPSIGLAVASIGAYISVLLGASVLIFDKRDFK; translated from the coding sequence GTGAGCCTCGGCGCGATCCGCAAGGTGGCCGTGGCCGTCTTCAAGGAGTCGGTCCGCGACCGGGTCCCGTACAGCCTGGTGCTGTTCTCGGTCGTCCTGATGGGGGCGTCGTTCCTCATGAGCCGTCTGACGGCCGGCCAGGACTTCAAGGTCGTGAAGGACCTGGGACTGGCCACGATGAACGCGATTGGCCTGCTCATCGCGATCTTCATCGGCACCGGACTCGTCGCGAAGGAGGTCGAGCGGAAGAGCATCTATGCCGTCCTGACCAAGCCGCTGTCGAGGTCGAGCTTCCTGCTGGGCAAGTACGCGGGCCTCGTGCTCACGCTCGCGGTGAACCTGGGCATGATGACGGCGGCCTTCTACGTGATGCTCCAGTACATGGAGTGGACCACGGACGACTGGATCAAGACGGGGTGGCGCGCCCCGGCCAATGACCCGCGCCTGCTGCTGGCGGTCGCGCTCATCGGCGTGCAGCTCATGCTGACGACGGCGGTGGCGCTGTTCTTCTCGACGTTCTCGAGCCCGCTCCTCACCATGCTGCTCACACTCGCCGTGTGGGTGGCCGGCCACTTCAGCGGCGACCTGCGGAACTTCCAGACGGCCGTCGACTCGCCGGCCGCCGCGGCCATCGCGCGCGGGCTGTACTATCTGCTGCCCAACCTCGATCCGCTCGACGTCAAGAACGAAGTCGTGCACGGGCTGGCCGTGTCCTGGCCGTCCATCGGGCTGGCCGTGGCCTCCATCGGCGCGTACATCTCGGTGCTCCTCGGGGCGTCGGTCCTGATCTTCGACAAGCGAGACTTCAAGTAA
- a CDS encoding ABC transporter ATP-binding protein: MLAIETENLTKDYLVGFWKKRPYRALDRLDLAVEPGDVFGFLGPNGAGKSTTIKLLMQLIYPTSGSARILGRPVGDVDVRRRIGFLAENPSYYDYLTAEELLTYFAGLFDVPAADRAARVSKVLDEVGLGAERRMRLRSYSKGMVQRVGIAQALINEPEIVFLDEPMSGLDPLGRRDVRQIMLRLRDRGCTVFFSSHILSDAEALCNRIAIVAQGRLAAAGQISDIVGVDVLAWELVADRVSAETLDALRPRARTITALHDGRYAIELPPDAPESALQLLSGAGARVVSLNPVRKTLEDYFVQQVQKATARETSL; this comes from the coding sequence ATGCTCGCCATCGAGACCGAGAACCTGACCAAGGACTACCTGGTCGGCTTCTGGAAGAAGCGCCCCTACCGCGCCCTGGACCGCCTGGACCTGGCCGTCGAGCCCGGTGACGTCTTCGGGTTCCTCGGCCCGAACGGCGCGGGCAAGAGCACCACCATCAAGCTGCTGATGCAGCTCATCTATCCGACGTCCGGTTCGGCCCGCATCCTGGGCCGGCCCGTCGGCGACGTGGACGTCCGGCGCCGTATCGGATTCCTGGCCGAGAACCCGAGCTACTACGACTACCTCACCGCCGAGGAGCTGCTGACGTACTTCGCGGGTCTGTTCGACGTGCCCGCGGCCGACCGCGCCGCCCGGGTGTCGAAGGTCCTGGACGAAGTCGGCCTCGGCGCCGAGCGGCGGATGCGCCTCCGGTCCTACTCGAAGGGCATGGTGCAACGCGTGGGCATCGCGCAGGCCCTCATCAACGAGCCCGAGATCGTGTTCCTCGACGAACCGATGTCGGGGCTGGATCCGCTGGGGCGCCGGGACGTGCGGCAGATCATGCTGCGGCTGCGCGATCGAGGCTGCACGGTGTTCTTCAGCTCGCACATCCTGTCGGACGCCGAGGCGCTGTGCAACCGGATCGCCATCGTCGCCCAGGGCCGGCTCGCGGCGGCCGGGCAGATCAGCGACATCGTCGGCGTGGACGTCCTGGCGTGGGAGCTGGTCGCCGACCGGGTCTCCGCCGAGACGCTCGACGCGCTCCGTCCCCGGGCCCGGACGATCACGGCGCTCCACGACGGCCGCTACGCGATCGAGCTGCCGCCGGATGCGCCGGAGTCGGCGCTGCAACTCCTGTCGGGCGCCGGCGCCCGCGTGGTGTCGCTCAACCCGGTCCGCAAGACCCTCGAGGACTACTTCGTCCAGCAGGTGCAGAAGGCGACCGCGCGGGAGACCTCGCTGTGA
- a CDS encoding vitamin K epoxide reductase family protein, with translation MHRDTPSSPPAWAFPWMAGAALLGLGASLTAAYVHHRLLTDPAYASFCDVNSTFNCTNAYLSQYGSVGGVPTAMLGVMYFGAVLLGLALWRLAPKGAEGAPGFVFAMSLVGVPVVAYLAYASVALGSLCLICLVTYVAVAVMFAVSARAARSSMSTLFSRLLSDLSALVKQPSALLAAGAFAVASFFAVQWFPATAVAAASEDGGQGGAPSALAALAPAQLQELERFLNAQQRVPVMVASEGAAVVLVKFNDYMCPPCGQTFAEYKPVLAKWAKEYPGKLKFVTKDFPLDPECNKYAPGGSHMASCEAAVAVRLAREHGKAAQMEDWLFANQPTLTPASVKEAARVIGEVTDFDARYPKTLELVRGDIEQGAQLTVQGTPTFFMNGIRLPGLRGAFLDAAIALEMKRAGVTLR, from the coding sequence ATGCACCGCGACACGCCGTCGTCGCCGCCCGCCTGGGCGTTTCCGTGGATGGCCGGCGCCGCCCTGCTGGGCCTCGGCGCTTCGCTGACCGCGGCCTACGTCCACCACCGGCTCCTGACCGATCCGGCCTACGCCAGCTTCTGCGACGTCAACTCGACGTTCAACTGCACGAACGCCTATCTCAGCCAATACGGCTCGGTCGGCGGCGTGCCCACGGCGATGCTGGGCGTCATGTACTTCGGGGCCGTCCTGCTGGGACTCGCCTTGTGGCGACTCGCGCCGAAGGGCGCCGAGGGCGCCCCGGGCTTCGTGTTCGCCATGTCCCTCGTCGGGGTGCCGGTCGTGGCGTACCTGGCATACGCGTCGGTCGCGCTTGGAAGCCTCTGCCTCATCTGCCTGGTCACCTACGTGGCCGTCGCCGTCATGTTCGCCGTGTCCGCCCGCGCCGCGAGGTCCTCGATGTCCACGCTCTTCTCCCGTCTGTTGTCCGACCTGTCGGCGCTCGTCAAGCAGCCGTCGGCGCTCCTGGCCGCCGGGGCGTTCGCGGTCGCGTCGTTCTTCGCGGTCCAGTGGTTCCCGGCCACTGCCGTCGCGGCCGCGTCCGAGGACGGCGGCCAGGGCGGCGCGCCGAGCGCGCTCGCGGCGCTCGCCCCGGCGCAGTTGCAGGAACTCGAGCGGTTCCTGAACGCCCAGCAGCGCGTGCCGGTGATGGTCGCCTCGGAAGGGGCGGCCGTGGTGCTCGTGAAGTTCAACGACTACATGTGCCCGCCCTGCGGCCAGACCTTCGCGGAGTACAAGCCCGTGCTCGCGAAGTGGGCCAAGGAGTACCCGGGCAAGCTCAAGTTCGTCACCAAGGACTTTCCGCTGGACCCGGAGTGCAACAAGTACGCGCCGGGCGGTTCCCACATGGCCTCGTGCGAGGCCGCCGTGGCCGTCCGGCTGGCGCGTGAGCACGGCAAGGCCGCGCAGATGGAGGACTGGCTGTTCGCGAACCAGCCGACCCTCACCCCAGCCTCGGTGAAGGAAGCGGCACGGGTCATCGGCGAGGTGACCGACTTCGACGCCCGCTACCCCAAGACGCTCGAGCTGGTGCGGGGAGACATCGAGCAGGGGGCCCAGCTGACCGTCCAGGGGACCCCGACGTTCTTCATGAACGGCATCCGCCTGCCCGGTCTGCGCGGCGCCTTCCTCGACGCCGCCATCGCCCTCGAGATGAAGCGGGCCGGCGTCACCCTGCGCTAG
- a CDS encoding prepilin-type N-terminal cleavage/methylation domain-containing protein, whose amino-acid sequence MRIRDTKGFTLIELLIVVAIIGIIAAIAIPGLLKARMAGNEASAIGSVRAVNSGEAAFSAAGAGSPYSITLQRLYFGCDGAAGGDQGFISADIGADPSTKSGFVVTLADTGVTPAAQGTACDGAAGTNGYYVTAAPTGASSGNRSFASNTVGTIYYLLGTVAPAEGAGNPLQ is encoded by the coding sequence ATGCGTATTCGAGACACCAAGGGCTTCACCCTGATTGAGCTTCTGATCGTCGTCGCCATCATCGGCATCATCGCCGCCATCGCCATCCCCGGCCTGCTCAAGGCCCGCATGGCCGGCAACGAGGCGTCGGCCATCGGGTCGGTCCGCGCCGTCAACAGCGGCGAGGCGGCCTTCTCGGCGGCGGGCGCCGGCAGCCCCTACTCGATCACCCTCCAGCGCCTCTACTTCGGCTGCGACGGCGCGGCCGGCGGCGACCAGGGCTTCATCTCGGCCGACATCGGCGCCGACCCTTCGACCAAGAGCGGCTTCGTGGTGACGCTGGCTGACACGGGCGTGACCCCGGCGGCGCAGGGCACGGCGTGCGACGGCGCGGCGGGCACCAACGGCTACTACGTGACGGCGGCCCCGACGGGCGCGTCGAGCGGCAACCGCTCGTTCGCGAGCAACACCGTGGGCACCATCTACTACCTGCTCGGCACCGTGGCTCCGGCCGAGGGCGCTGGCAACCCGCTCCAGTAG
- a CDS encoding sigma-54 dependent transcriptional regulator — MTTLTGTKPRILVVDDERSLREMLSIVLGREGYDVSTAEDVGTALDQIRSGPPPDLLISDLRMPDGSGVDVLRALKERSPGAVGLLLTAFASADTAVEAMRLGAVDYLTKPFDVADLKQRVARYLEAKRLSETQAPPPEGRRGQGFVLAGRSRQILDVISLVARVARTDASVLITGESGTGKEWTAREIHLQSARQSQPFVAVNCGAFTESILESELFGHMKGAFTGAVDTKKGLLEAADRGTLFLDEVGETSLGMQVKLLRVLQERRFRRVGGTQELEADVRFIAATNRNLEEMVRNGGFREDFFFRINVISVRLPALRERVDDIPILAEQFLHRFSDRMGRPVRSISADTMRLLAGYRWPGNVRELENVMERGVALEQSAVLTPDSLPPHLAEPSRPAVPAMDEAIPETFNLEEYLQQIERQHLERALRQANGVQVKAADLLGITFRQFRYLAKKYQLKG, encoded by the coding sequence ATGACCACACTGACAGGAACCAAGCCCCGCATCCTGGTCGTCGACGACGAGCGCTCGCTCCGCGAGATGTTGTCGATCGTCCTGGGACGCGAAGGCTACGACGTCTCGACGGCCGAGGACGTCGGCACGGCGCTCGATCAGATCCGCAGCGGCCCGCCGCCGGATCTCCTCATCAGCGACCTCAGGATGCCGGACGGATCGGGCGTGGACGTGCTGCGGGCGCTGAAGGAACGCAGCCCCGGCGCCGTGGGCCTGCTGCTGACGGCGTTCGCCTCGGCCGACACCGCCGTGGAGGCCATGCGGCTCGGCGCCGTGGACTACCTGACCAAGCCGTTCGACGTCGCCGACCTGAAGCAGCGCGTGGCCCGCTACCTGGAGGCCAAGCGCCTGTCGGAGACGCAGGCGCCGCCGCCCGAGGGCCGCCGCGGCCAAGGCTTCGTGCTGGCGGGCCGCAGCCGCCAGATCCTGGACGTCATCAGCCTCGTGGCCCGCGTGGCACGGACCGACGCCAGCGTCCTCATCACGGGCGAGTCCGGCACCGGCAAGGAGTGGACGGCCCGCGAGATTCACCTGCAGTCGGCCCGCCAGTCGCAGCCGTTCGTGGCCGTGAACTGCGGCGCGTTCACCGAGTCGATCCTGGAGTCCGAGCTCTTCGGGCACATGAAGGGGGCGTTCACGGGGGCCGTGGACACGAAGAAGGGACTGCTCGAGGCCGCCGACCGGGGCACCCTGTTCCTCGACGAGGTGGGGGAGACCAGCCTGGGGATGCAGGTGAAGCTGCTGCGCGTGCTCCAGGAGCGGCGGTTCCGCCGCGTGGGCGGCACGCAGGAGCTCGAAGCCGACGTCCGGTTCATCGCCGCCACGAACCGCAACCTCGAGGAGATGGTGCGCAACGGCGGATTCCGGGAGGACTTCTTCTTCCGGATCAACGTCATCTCGGTCAGGCTGCCGGCGCTGCGCGAACGCGTGGACGACATCCCGATCCTGGCCGAGCAGTTCCTGCACCGCTTCTCCGATCGCATGGGCCGGCCCGTCCGGTCCATCAGCGCCGACACGATGCGGCTCCTGGCTGGCTACCGCTGGCCCGGGAACGTCCGGGAACTCGAGAACGTCATGGAGCGGGGGGTGGCTCTCGAGCAGTCGGCCGTCCTCACCCCGGACAGCCTGCCGCCGCACCTGGCCGAGCCGAGCCGCCCGGCCGTGCCGGCCATGGACGAGGCGATCCCCGAGACCTTCAACCTCGAGGAATACCTGCAGCAGATCGAGCGGCAGCACCTGGAACGCGCGCTCCGGCAGGCCAACGGCGTCCAGGTCAAGGCCGCCGACCTCCTCGGCATCACTTTCCGCCAATTTCGCTATTTGGCGAAGAAATACCAGCTGAAGGGCTGA